From a region of the Mycobacterium intracellulare ATCC 13950 genome:
- a CDS encoding sugar porter family MFS transporter: MGTGSRRGLLVGLTAASVGVIYGYDLSIIAGAQLFVTEDFGLSTRQQELLTTMVVIGQIIGALGAGVLANVIGRKRSVVLILFAYAAFALLAAFSVSLTMLLGARLLVGLTIGVTVVVVPVYVAESAPTAVRGSLLTAYQLAIVSGLIVGYVTGYLLAGTHSWRWMLGLACVPALLLAPLVIRMPDTARWYVLKGRVDDARRALLRVEPDARVDDELADIGRAVSEGGGRLSEMLPEMVRRPYLRATVFVVVLGFLIQITGINAIIYYSPRIFEAMGFTGNFALLGLPALVQVAGLAAVGTALLLVDRVGRRPILLCGTAMMIGADVVLMAVFGRGIGGAVAGFAGVLLFIFGYTMGFGSLGWVYASESFPSRLRSIGSSTMLTSNLVANAIIAAVFLTMLHSLGGAGTFAAFAALALIAFVFVYRYAPETKGRQLEDIRHFWENGGRWD; the protein is encoded by the coding sequence GTGGGCACCGGATCGCGGCGCGGCCTGCTGGTCGGGCTGACCGCCGCCAGCGTGGGCGTCATCTATGGCTATGACCTGTCCATCATCGCCGGTGCGCAGTTGTTCGTCACCGAGGATTTCGGGCTGTCCACGCGGCAACAGGAACTGCTGACGACGATGGTGGTGATCGGCCAGATCATCGGGGCGCTCGGCGCCGGTGTGCTGGCCAACGTGATCGGCCGCAAACGCTCGGTCGTGCTGATCCTGTTCGCCTACGCGGCTTTCGCGCTGCTGGCCGCGTTCTCGGTGTCGCTGACGATGCTGCTGGGGGCGCGCCTGCTCGTCGGGCTGACCATCGGCGTGACGGTCGTGGTCGTCCCGGTGTACGTGGCGGAATCGGCGCCGACGGCGGTGCGTGGCTCGCTGCTGACGGCTTACCAGCTGGCGATCGTCAGCGGGCTCATTGTCGGATACGTGACCGGCTACCTGCTGGCCGGCACGCACAGCTGGCGGTGGATGCTGGGGTTGGCGTGCGTGCCCGCACTGCTGTTGGCGCCGTTGGTGATTCGGATGCCCGATACGGCCCGGTGGTACGTGCTCAAAGGCCGGGTCGACGACGCCCGGCGGGCGCTGCTGCGGGTGGAGCCCGACGCGCGGGTGGACGACGAGCTGGCCGATATCGGCCGGGCGGTCAGCGAAGGTGGCGGCCGGCTCTCCGAGATGCTGCCGGAAATGGTTCGCAGGCCCTATCTTCGGGCGACTGTCTTCGTCGTCGTTCTCGGCTTCCTGATCCAGATCACGGGCATCAACGCGATCATCTACTACAGCCCCCGGATCTTCGAGGCCATGGGCTTCACCGGAAATTTCGCGCTGCTGGGTCTGCCGGCGCTGGTCCAGGTGGCCGGATTGGCCGCCGTCGGCACGGCGCTGCTGCTGGTCGACCGGGTGGGCCGGCGGCCAATCCTGTTGTGCGGCACCGCGATGATGATCGGCGCCGATGTCGTGCTGATGGCCGTGTTCGGCCGTGGGATCGGCGGCGCGGTCGCCGGGTTCGCCGGCGTGTTGCTGTTCATCTTCGGCTACACCATGGGTTTCGGCTCCCTGGGCTGGGTGTACGCCAGCGAAAGCTTCCCGTCCCGGCTGCGCTCGATCGGGTCGAGCACCATGTTGACCTCCAACCTGGTGGCCAACGCCATCATCGCCGCCGTCTTCCTGACCATGCTGCATTCCTTGGGCGGCGCAGGGACTTTCGCGGCGTTCGCCGCGCTCGCGTTGATCGCGTTCGTCTTCGTCTATCGGTATGCGCCGGAGACCAAGGGCCGCCAGCTCGAGGACATCCGCCACTTCTGGGAGAACGGCGGCCGGTGGGACTGA
- a CDS encoding D-alanyl-D-alanine carboxypeptidase family protein codes for MSFLRSMSCLVAAGFVAWAPATIALPPAKAEPGAEPNAAPASCPYKVNTPPAVDSSEVPTAGDPPIPLAVPAKPVGGDALASCGIVAAPNTPPLPGDVSAEAWLVADLDSGAVIAAKDPHGRHRPASIIKVLVAMAAINTLNLNKSVAGTADDAAAEGTKVGVQEGGVFTVNQLLHGLLMHSGNDAAHALAMQLGGMQQALEKINVLAAKLGGQDTRVATPSGLDAPGMSTSAYDIGLFYRYAWQNPTFANIVATRTFDFPGHGDHPGYELENDNQLLYKYPGALGGKTGYTDDAGQTFVGAANHDGRRLVAVLLHGTRQPIAPWEQAAHLLDYGFATPQGTQVGSLVAPDPSLAPAKSDTAADRLANNAAAGAIIGSADAMPVRVGVAVIGAIIVFSLIMAARSMNRRPQHR; via the coding sequence ATGAGCTTCCTACGTTCGATGTCGTGCCTGGTCGCAGCGGGTTTCGTGGCCTGGGCTCCCGCCACGATTGCCTTGCCCCCCGCCAAGGCCGAACCCGGCGCCGAACCCAACGCCGCGCCCGCGAGCTGCCCGTACAAGGTGAACACCCCGCCGGCGGTGGACTCGTCGGAGGTCCCCACGGCCGGGGATCCCCCGATCCCGCTGGCGGTGCCCGCCAAGCCGGTCGGGGGTGACGCCCTGGCCAGTTGCGGCATTGTCGCCGCGCCCAACACGCCGCCGCTCCCGGGCGACGTGTCCGCCGAGGCCTGGCTGGTGGCCGACCTAGACAGCGGCGCGGTCATCGCCGCCAAAGACCCGCACGGCCGGCACCGCCCGGCCAGCATCATCAAGGTGTTGGTGGCGATGGCCGCCATCAACACGCTCAACCTGAACAAGTCGGTCGCCGGAACCGCCGACGACGCGGCCGCCGAGGGCACCAAGGTCGGCGTCCAGGAAGGCGGCGTGTTCACCGTCAACCAGCTGCTGCACGGGCTGCTGATGCACTCCGGCAACGACGCCGCCCACGCGCTGGCCATGCAGCTCGGCGGCATGCAGCAAGCGCTGGAGAAGATCAACGTGCTGGCCGCCAAGCTCGGCGGCCAGGACACCCGGGTGGCGACGCCGTCCGGGCTGGACGCGCCCGGCATGAGCACCTCGGCCTACGACATCGGGCTGTTCTATCGCTACGCGTGGCAGAACCCCACGTTCGCCAACATCGTCGCGACCCGGACGTTCGACTTCCCCGGCCACGGCGACCACCCCGGCTACGAGCTGGAGAACGACAACCAGCTGCTCTACAAGTATCCCGGCGCCCTGGGCGGCAAGACCGGCTACACCGACGACGCGGGCCAGACGTTCGTGGGCGCGGCCAACCATGACGGGCGGCGGCTGGTGGCGGTGCTGCTGCACGGGACGCGGCAACCGATCGCGCCGTGGGAACAGGCCGCCCATCTGCTGGACTACGGGTTCGCCACCCCGCAGGGCACGCAGGTCGGCTCGCTGGTCGCTCCCGACCCGTCGCTGGCGCCCGCCAAGAGCGACACCGCCGCCGACCGGCTCGCCAATAACGCCGCGGCCGGCGCGATCATCGGCTCGGCGGACGCCATGCCGGTCCGGGTGGGCGTCGCTGTCATCGGCGCCATCATCGTGTTTAGCTTGATCATGGCCGCACGCTCGATGAACCGCCGACCCCAACACCGCTGA
- a CDS encoding alpha/beta fold hydrolase, with protein sequence MLLHGFLMSQTVWDPVAPRLADTGRYEVFAPTMAGHNGGPYAGTWLLSSSVLADHVERQLDQLGWDSAHLVGNSLGGWVAFELERRGRARSVTGVGAAGGWTRWSPVKFEVISKFIAGMPILGLARLLGPRALRLPLSRRLATLPLSATPEGVSDEQLRGVVDDAAHCPAYFQLLIKSLLQPGLLELAQTAVPVQLVLCEKDRVVPPSRFSRHFTDFLPEGTKITKLDGVGHVPMFEAPERITAAIADFIDECTAGPDRLSDRHRPPAS encoded by the coding sequence GTGCTACTCCACGGGTTTTTGATGTCGCAGACGGTGTGGGATCCGGTGGCGCCGCGGCTGGCCGACACCGGCCGCTACGAGGTCTTCGCCCCGACCATGGCCGGGCACAACGGCGGCCCCTACGCGGGCACTTGGCTGCTGAGCTCGTCGGTGCTGGCCGACCACGTCGAACGCCAGCTCGACCAGCTCGGCTGGGACAGCGCGCACCTGGTGGGCAACTCGCTGGGCGGCTGGGTGGCCTTCGAGCTCGAGCGGCGCGGGCGGGCCCGCAGCGTCACCGGCGTCGGCGCCGCGGGCGGGTGGACGCGCTGGAGCCCGGTCAAATTCGAGGTCATCAGCAAGTTCATCGCCGGGATGCCGATCCTGGGACTGGCCCGGCTGCTGGGCCCGCGCGCGCTGCGGCTGCCGCTGAGCCGCCGCCTGGCCACCCTGCCGCTGAGCGCCACCCCGGAAGGGGTCAGCGACGAGCAACTGCGCGGTGTGGTCGACGACGCCGCGCACTGCCCGGCGTACTTCCAGCTGCTGATCAAGTCGCTGCTGCAGCCCGGCCTGCTGGAGCTGGCGCAGACCGCGGTGCCCGTGCAGCTGGTGCTGTGCGAGAAGGACCGGGTGGTGCCGCCCAGCAGGTTCAGCCGGCATTTCACCGACTTTTTGCCGGAGGGAACGAAGATCACCAAGCTCGACGGCGTCGGGCACGTGCCGATGTTCGAGGCGCCGGAGCGGATCACCGCGGCCATCGCCGACTTCATCGACGAGTGCACCGCGGGCCCGGACCGGCTTTCCGACCGGCACCGGCCGCCGGCTAGCTAG
- a CDS encoding NADP-dependent isocitrate dehydrogenase produces the protein MSSPGSKEAKIKVKGRVVELDGDEMTRVIWKLIKDQLILPHLDIDLDYYDLGIEHRDRTDDQVTIDAAYAIKKHGVGVKCATITPDEARVSEFNLKKMWLSPNGTIRNILGGTIFREPIVISNVPRLVPGWTKPIVIGRHAFGDQYRATNFKVDKPGTVAITFTPADGSEPMVHEMVSLPDDGGVVMGMYNFKDSVRDFARASFKYGLNAKWPVYLSTKNTILKAYDGMFKDEFQRIYDEEFKEQFEAEGLTYEHRLIDDMVAACLKWEGGYVWACKNYDGDVQSDAIAQGYGSLGLMTSVLMTADGKTVEAEAAHGTVTRHFRQYQAGKPTSTNPIASIFAWTRGLAHRGKLDDTPEVVEFAQTLENVVVSTVESGKMTKDLAILIGPDQEWQQSEEFLDSIAENLEKELAS, from the coding sequence ATGTCGAGCCCGGGTTCCAAAGAAGCCAAGATCAAGGTCAAGGGCCGCGTGGTCGAGCTCGACGGCGACGAGATGACCCGCGTCATCTGGAAGCTGATCAAGGACCAGCTGATCCTTCCGCACCTCGACATCGATCTGGACTACTACGACCTGGGCATCGAGCACCGTGACCGCACCGACGACCAGGTGACGATCGACGCGGCCTACGCCATCAAGAAGCACGGCGTGGGCGTCAAGTGCGCGACGATCACCCCCGACGAGGCCCGCGTCTCCGAATTCAACCTCAAGAAGATGTGGCTGTCGCCGAACGGGACGATCCGGAACATCTTGGGCGGCACCATCTTCCGCGAACCGATCGTCATCTCCAACGTGCCACGCCTGGTTCCGGGCTGGACCAAACCGATCGTCATCGGCCGCCACGCGTTCGGCGACCAGTACCGGGCGACCAACTTCAAGGTCGACAAGCCCGGCACCGTCGCCATCACGTTCACCCCGGCCGACGGCAGCGAGCCGATGGTCCACGAGATGGTGTCCCTGCCCGACGACGGCGGCGTGGTGATGGGGATGTACAACTTCAAGGACTCCGTGCGCGACTTCGCGCGCGCGTCGTTCAAGTACGGCCTGAACGCCAAGTGGCCGGTGTACCTGTCCACCAAGAACACCATCCTCAAGGCCTACGACGGCATGTTCAAAGACGAGTTCCAGCGCATCTACGACGAGGAATTCAAGGAGCAGTTCGAGGCCGAGGGCCTGACCTACGAGCACCGGCTGATCGACGACATGGTCGCCGCCTGCCTCAAGTGGGAGGGCGGCTACGTGTGGGCGTGCAAGAACTACGACGGCGACGTGCAATCCGACGCCATCGCCCAGGGCTACGGCTCGCTGGGGCTGATGACCTCGGTGCTGATGACGGCCGACGGCAAGACGGTCGAGGCCGAGGCCGCGCACGGCACCGTCACCCGGCACTTCCGCCAGTACCAGGCCGGCAAGCCGACCTCGACCAACCCGATCGCCTCGATCTTCGCCTGGACGCGGGGACTGGCGCACCGCGGCAAGCTGGACGACACCCCCGAGGTGGTCGAGTTCGCGCAGACGCTGGAAAACGTCGTCGTCTCCACCGTCGAGAGCGGGAAGATGACCAAGGACCTCGCCATCCTGATCGGGCCCGACCAGGAGTGGCAGCAGAGCGAGGAATTCCTCGACTCGATCGCGGAGAACCTGGAAAAGGAACTGGCTAGCTAG
- a CDS encoding DMT family transporter, translated as MAWLVLIASGVLEAVWATALNKSDGFSRLGPSLVFVVALALSMAGLATAMRTLPVGTSYAVWVGVGAVLTVGYAALIGEEPASLTKLLLIGGIVACIAGLKLVS; from the coding sequence ATGGCATGGCTCGTCTTGATCGCGTCGGGCGTCCTGGAGGCGGTGTGGGCGACCGCCCTGAACAAGTCCGACGGCTTCTCCCGGCTCGGCCCTTCGCTGGTCTTCGTTGTCGCACTGGCGCTTTCGATGGCCGGGCTGGCGACCGCGATGCGCACGCTGCCGGTCGGAACCAGTTACGCGGTCTGGGTCGGCGTCGGGGCCGTGCTGACGGTGGGCTACGCGGCGCTGATCGGCGAGGAACCGGCGTCGTTGACCAAGCTGTTGCTGATCGGCGGCATCGTGGCCTGCATCGCGGGCTTGAAGTTGGTCAGCTAG
- the nagA gene encoding N-acetylglucosamine-6-phosphate deacetylase, with protein sequence MVVDGRLCRPGWLETAGGRIAAAAPGPPPRPPDRDYPDCTVVPGFIDMHVHGGGGASYTDADGIGKAAAFHLRHGTTTTLASLVTAAPPELLSGVRALTDATRSGTIAGIHLEGPWLSRARCGAHDRTQMRDPDPDEIDALLTAAGDAIKMVTLAPELPGADAAIRRFLDAGVVVAVGHTDATYEQTRRAIELGATVGTHLFNAMPPLHHREPGPALALLRDPRVTVELIADGVHLHPDVARAVIEAAGADRVAVITDAIAAAGRADGAYRLGAVRIDVVSGVARVQGTSTIAGSTATMDRLFRAVAGFGANRDAGLAAAVQVTSATPARALGLERVGSLRPGYDANLVVLDRDLRVSDVMVRGDWL encoded by the coding sequence ATGGTCGTGGACGGGCGGCTCTGCCGACCGGGCTGGCTCGAGACCGCTGGCGGGCGGATCGCGGCCGCCGCGCCCGGGCCGCCGCCGCGCCCGCCCGACCGCGACTACCCCGATTGCACTGTGGTGCCGGGATTTATCGACATGCACGTGCACGGCGGCGGGGGCGCTTCCTACACCGACGCCGACGGCATCGGCAAGGCCGCCGCCTTCCACCTGCGTCACGGCACCACCACGACGCTGGCCAGCCTGGTGACCGCCGCTCCCCCGGAATTGCTCAGTGGGGTGCGCGCGCTCACCGACGCCACCAGGAGTGGCACGATCGCGGGGATCCACCTCGAAGGCCCCTGGCTGAGCCGGGCACGGTGCGGGGCCCACGACCGCACCCAGATGCGCGACCCGGACCCCGACGAGATCGATGCGCTGCTGACCGCCGCCGGCGACGCGATCAAGATGGTCACCCTGGCGCCGGAGCTGCCCGGTGCCGACGCCGCCATCCGGCGTTTCCTGGACGCGGGAGTCGTTGTGGCGGTGGGCCATACCGACGCGACCTACGAGCAGACCCGCCGCGCCATCGAGCTGGGCGCCACGGTCGGCACGCATCTGTTCAACGCCATGCCGCCGCTGCACCATCGGGAGCCCGGCCCGGCGCTCGCGCTGCTGCGGGACCCACGGGTGACCGTCGAGCTCATCGCCGACGGCGTGCACCTACACCCGGACGTGGCGCGCGCGGTGATCGAGGCCGCCGGCGCGGACCGCGTCGCCGTGATCACCGACGCGATCGCCGCGGCGGGCCGCGCCGACGGCGCGTATCGGCTCGGCGCGGTGCGCATCGACGTGGTCTCCGGCGTCGCGCGGGTGCAGGGGACGTCGACGATCGCGGGCAGCACGGCCACCATGGATCGGCTCTTTCGCGCCGTGGCCGGGTTCGGCGCGAACCGCGACGCCGGGCTGGCCGCGGCGGTTCAGGTGACGTCGGCGACCCCGGCGCGCGCGCTCGGGCTCGAACGGGTCGGTAGCCTGCGGCCCGGCTACGACGCCAATCTTGTGGTGCTCGACCGTGATCTGCGGGTGAGCGACGTCATGGTGCGCGGCGACTGGCTCTGA
- a CDS encoding aspartate aminotransferase family protein, whose product MTDNLWLHFSRHGPGITPPIITRGDGVTIFDDRGKSYLDGLSGLFTVQVGHGRAELAEAAVRQAGTLAFFPLWGYATPTAIELAERLAGYTPGDLNRVFFTTGGTEAVETAWKLAKQYFKLTGKPGKHKVISRSVAYHGTTQGALAITGLPRYKAPFEPVTPGGFRVPNTNFYRAPEPLRTDPKAFGQWAADRIAEAIEFEGPDTVAAVFLEPVQNAGGSIPPPPGYFERVREICDEYDVLLVSDEVICAFGRIGSMFACDDFGYVPDMITCAKGMTSGYSPIGAMIASERLFEPFNDGATMFPHGYTFGGHPVSAAVGLANLDIFEREGLNDHVRANAPALRATLEKLYDLPIVGDVRGEGFFYGVELVKDKATKQTFSDDERRPLLARVGSALFDAGLYCRTDDRGDSVIQLAPPLISGQAEFDTIEAILREVLHEESARL is encoded by the coding sequence ATGACCGACAACCTGTGGCTGCACTTCTCCCGGCACGGCCCGGGAATCACGCCGCCGATCATCACCCGCGGCGACGGCGTCACCATCTTCGACGACCGCGGCAAGAGTTACCTCGACGGCCTATCCGGGCTGTTCACCGTGCAGGTCGGTCACGGCCGCGCCGAGCTCGCCGAGGCCGCCGTCCGGCAGGCGGGCACGCTGGCGTTCTTTCCGCTGTGGGGATACGCCACCCCGACGGCGATCGAGCTCGCCGAGCGCCTCGCCGGCTACACCCCGGGTGACCTCAACCGCGTCTTCTTCACCACCGGCGGCACCGAGGCCGTCGAGACCGCGTGGAAACTGGCCAAGCAGTACTTCAAGCTCACCGGCAAACCCGGTAAGCACAAGGTGATTTCGCGATCGGTCGCCTACCACGGCACCACCCAGGGCGCCCTGGCGATCACCGGGCTGCCCCGGTACAAGGCGCCCTTCGAACCGGTGACGCCCGGCGGATTCCGGGTGCCCAACACCAACTTCTATCGGGCACCGGAACCGCTGCGCACCGACCCGAAAGCCTTCGGGCAGTGGGCCGCGGACCGCATCGCCGAGGCCATCGAGTTCGAGGGCCCCGACACCGTGGCGGCGGTATTCCTGGAACCGGTGCAGAACGCCGGTGGCAGCATCCCGCCTCCCCCAGGCTATTTCGAGCGCGTGCGGGAAATCTGCGACGAATACGACGTGCTGCTGGTCTCCGACGAGGTGATCTGCGCGTTCGGCCGCATCGGGTCGATGTTCGCCTGTGACGACTTCGGCTACGTGCCCGACATGATCACCTGCGCCAAGGGAATGACGTCGGGCTACTCACCGATCGGCGCAATGATCGCCAGCGAGCGCCTGTTCGAGCCGTTCAACGACGGCGCGACGATGTTCCCGCACGGCTATACCTTTGGCGGCCACCCGGTTTCGGCGGCCGTCGGGCTGGCCAACCTCGACATCTTCGAGCGCGAGGGGCTCAACGATCACGTCCGGGCCAACGCGCCGGCCTTGCGCGCCACCCTGGAAAAGCTCTACGACCTGCCGATCGTCGGCGACGTGCGCGGCGAGGGGTTTTTCTACGGCGTGGAACTGGTCAAGGACAAGGCGACCAAGCAGACGTTCAGCGACGACGAGCGCCGGCCGCTGCTGGCGCGGGTGGGCTCGGCACTGTTCGATGCCGGGTTGTATTGCCGCACCGACGACCGTGGCGATTCGGTCATTCAACTGGCGCCGCCGCTGATCAGCGGCCAGGCCGAGTTCGACACCATCGAGGCCATCCTGCGCGAGGTGCTGCACGAGGAGTCGGCGCGGCTCTAG
- a CDS encoding sigma-70 family RNA polymerase sigma factor, protein MTSAQQVSEFESLRPHLMSVAYRLTGTIADAEDIVQDAWLRWHRQDPDKGTQITDLRAWLTTVVSRLGLDRLRSAAHRRETYTGNWLPEPVVTGFGPPASEADPLSAVVAGEDARFAAMVVLERLSPDQRVAFVLHDGFDVPFAEVAEALGTSEAAARQLASRARKAVAAEPPPEPDPSHNEVVGKLLAAMAAGDLEAVVSLLHPDVIFTGDSNGKAPTAVHVIHGPDKVVRFMLGLANRYGPAFYTSYQAGLVNGELGIYTAGFPAADGYREMCPRIMAMTVRDGKVCALWDVANPEKFTGSPLRREQP, encoded by the coding sequence ATGACCTCAGCGCAACAGGTCAGCGAATTCGAGTCGTTGCGACCGCATCTCATGTCGGTCGCCTACCGGCTGACCGGCACGATCGCCGACGCCGAGGACATCGTCCAAGATGCCTGGCTGCGCTGGCACCGCCAGGACCCCGACAAGGGAACGCAGATCACCGACCTGCGGGCGTGGTTGACCACGGTGGTGAGCCGGCTTGGTCTGGACAGGCTGCGCTCGGCGGCGCACCGGCGCGAGACCTACACCGGAAACTGGCTGCCCGAGCCCGTCGTCACCGGATTCGGCCCGCCTGCTTCCGAAGCCGACCCGCTGTCCGCGGTGGTGGCCGGCGAGGACGCCCGGTTCGCGGCGATGGTGGTGCTGGAGCGCCTCTCGCCCGACCAGCGGGTCGCGTTCGTCTTGCACGACGGGTTCGACGTGCCGTTCGCGGAGGTTGCGGAGGCGCTGGGTACCAGCGAGGCCGCCGCCCGGCAGCTGGCCTCGCGGGCCCGCAAGGCCGTCGCGGCCGAGCCACCGCCCGAACCCGACCCATCGCACAACGAGGTGGTGGGAAAGTTGTTGGCCGCCATGGCCGCCGGCGATCTGGAGGCCGTGGTCTCCTTGCTGCACCCGGACGTCATCTTCACCGGCGATTCAAATGGCAAGGCGCCCACGGCCGTTCACGTCATCCACGGCCCGGACAAGGTGGTCCGGTTCATGCTCGGCCTGGCAAACCGCTACGGGCCCGCCTTCTACACGTCCTATCAAGCAGGACTGGTCAACGGCGAGCTGGGCATCTACACCGCCGGCTTCCCCGCTGCCGACGGCTACCGCGAGATGTGCCCGCGGATCATGGCGATGACGGTGCGCGACGGAAAGGTTTGCGCCTTATGGGATGTCGCCAATCCCGAGAAGTTCACCGGCTCTCCGCTGCGGCGCGAGCAGCCGTAA
- the trpS gene encoding tryptophan--tRNA ligase produces MSTATGSSRIFSGVQPTSDSLHLGNALGAVTHWVELQDDHDAFFCVVDLHAITVAQDPEALRRRTLVTAAQYLALGIDPARSTVFVQSHVPAHSQLAWVLGCFTGFGQASRMTQFKDKSLRQGADSTTVGLFTYPVLQAADVLAYDTDLVPVGEDQRQHLELARDVAQRFNARFPDTFVVPDVLIPKATAKIYDLQDPTSKMSKSAATDAGLINLLDDPALSAKKIRSAVTDSEREIRFDTDAKPGVSNLLTIQSAVSGVGVDKLVEGYAGKGYGDLKKDTAEAVVEFVAPIKARVDELTADLAELEAVLAAGAERAQDVAGKTVQRVYDRLGFLPQRR; encoded by the coding sequence ATGAGCACCGCTACCGGATCCAGCCGCATTTTCTCCGGCGTGCAGCCCACGTCCGATTCGCTTCACCTGGGTAACGCGTTGGGCGCCGTCACCCACTGGGTCGAACTGCAGGACGACCATGACGCGTTCTTCTGCGTGGTCGACCTCCATGCCATCACCGTCGCCCAGGATCCCGAGGCGCTGCGGCGGCGGACCCTGGTCACCGCCGCCCAATACCTGGCGCTGGGCATCGACCCGGCGCGCAGCACCGTGTTCGTGCAGAGCCACGTGCCCGCCCACTCCCAGTTGGCGTGGGTGCTGGGCTGCTTCACCGGCTTCGGGCAGGCGTCGCGGATGACGCAGTTCAAGGACAAGTCGCTGCGCCAGGGCGCCGACTCCACCACCGTGGGCTTGTTCACCTATCCGGTGCTGCAGGCCGCCGACGTGCTGGCCTACGACACCGACCTGGTGCCGGTGGGCGAAGACCAGCGCCAGCACCTCGAGCTGGCCCGCGACGTGGCGCAGCGGTTCAACGCCCGATTCCCGGACACGTTCGTGGTACCCGACGTGCTCATCCCCAAGGCGACCGCGAAGATCTACGACCTACAGGACCCCACGTCGAAGATGAGCAAATCCGCGGCCACCGACGCCGGGCTGATCAACCTGCTCGACGATCCGGCGTTGTCGGCCAAGAAGATTCGGTCGGCGGTGACCGACAGCGAGCGCGAGATCCGCTTCGATACCGACGCCAAGCCCGGCGTGTCCAACCTGCTGACCATCCAGTCGGCGGTCAGCGGCGTCGGCGTCGACAAGCTCGTCGAGGGCTATGCCGGAAAGGGTTACGGCGATCTGAAGAAGGACACCGCCGAGGCGGTGGTCGAGTTCGTCGCCCCGATCAAGGCCCGCGTCGACGAACTGACGGCCGACTTGGCCGAATTGGAGGCCGTTTTGGCGGCCGGCGCCGAACGGGCCCAGGATGTCGCCGGGAAGACGGTCCAGCGGGTTTACGATCGGCTTGGGTTCCTTCCGCAACGGAGGTAA
- the yhjD gene encoding inner membrane protein YhjD: protein MSEPAEEGFLDRLRSRHGWLDHVIRAYQRFDERNGGFFAAGLTYYTILALFPLLMVGFAVFGFVLARRPHLLSTIDDHIRSQVSGTLGNQLQELMNSAIDARTSVGVIGLVTAVWAGLGWISHLRQALTEMWWDSHVESPGFVRSKFSDLLAMVGTFAVILATVALTTVGHAAPMAALLKWLGVPQFAVFDWLFWLFSILIATLVSWLLFTWMIARLPREKVSFVDSMRAGLIAAVGFEVFKQVGSIYLKTVLRSPAGAAFGPVLGLMVFAYITAYLVLFCTAWGATASTDPRDRPVEPPAPAIIAPRVHMDEGLSTRQTLTAMGLGAVGALALSRIAGLARRGR, encoded by the coding sequence ATGAGCGAGCCGGCCGAGGAGGGGTTTCTTGATCGGCTGCGGTCCCGGCACGGGTGGCTCGACCACGTCATCCGCGCCTACCAGCGTTTCGACGAGCGCAACGGCGGGTTCTTCGCCGCCGGCCTCACGTATTACACGATTCTCGCGTTGTTCCCGTTGCTCATGGTCGGTTTCGCGGTGTTCGGCTTCGTGCTGGCCCGGCGGCCGCACCTGCTGAGCACGATCGACGACCACATCCGGTCCCAGGTGTCGGGCACGCTGGGTAATCAGCTGCAGGAGTTGATGAACTCGGCCATCGACGCCCGGACTTCGGTCGGTGTCATCGGTCTGGTCACCGCGGTGTGGGCGGGGCTGGGCTGGATATCGCACCTGCGGCAGGCGCTGACCGAGATGTGGTGGGACTCGCACGTGGAGTCGCCGGGCTTCGTGCGGAGCAAGTTCTCCGATCTGCTGGCGATGGTGGGGACGTTCGCGGTGATCCTGGCCACCGTCGCGCTGACCACCGTCGGCCACGCCGCGCCGATGGCCGCGTTGCTGAAATGGCTTGGCGTGCCGCAATTCGCGGTGTTCGATTGGCTGTTCTGGCTTTTCTCGATCCTGATCGCGACCTTGGTGTCGTGGCTGCTGTTCACGTGGATGATCGCGCGCCTGCCCCGGGAGAAGGTCAGCTTCGTCGATTCGATGCGGGCCGGGCTGATCGCGGCCGTCGGCTTCGAAGTGTTCAAGCAGGTGGGGTCGATCTATTTGAAGACGGTGTTGCGCAGCCCCGCGGGCGCGGCGTTCGGCCCGGTGCTGGGGTTGATGGTGTTCGCTTACATCACCGCCTATCTCGTGTTGTTCTGCACTGCGTGGGGGGCGACGGCATCCACCGACCCGCGCGACCGCCCTGTGGAGCCCCCGGCCCCGGCGATCATCGCGCCGCGGGTGCACATGGACGAAGGTCTGAGCACCCGCCAGACGCTGACCGCAATGGGGCTGGGAGCCGTTGGGGCGCTGGCACTTTCGCGGATCGCAGGGTTGGCCCGCCGTGGCCGCTAG